The genomic window tttttttttattctgtaatgGGCTGTGTCATtggttctgttgtatttttgtagtttttctgttctcttctgtgtgtgggtgtgttctttCCCTCCAAACAgatagcagttgattaaggatgagctgcaggagtggtgttggtgtgctggctgcagctgattggtgTTTCGGAGATGAGCTGGGAAATTTAAAGGCCAGATCTTCATTCCCCCAGAagagactcctctcattccatctctccctctgtgtagaccagccttttgtgatttttgttagaactttgtaaAACCAACTatacaaggagggaatctttttctttaagttttgttgGGTAAGATTGGTGTATTTTGATTTCCTTCGTTTGTTTTTGTAGAATATTAggattcccttacctgatttaatttttctttttttttgtaaataaatatctcattgCAGTGCCGTGGCTGctggtcattttgttaatttgctcctgtttgttaagggacatggagggaggggagtctcaaaCCATGTTGcatctcggcaacccctagattGAGCGTAACatcatattcttcccaaagtttttcaaaatttctttaagttgtcttctgttattcataattattctacacgatattcaagctaatgttatcttccgtactgttgaacttctgtcagtcagtattctctgaaatatcgcggaccaaatctgtggaattaCTGTTTCTACGActggaacttcaatcaacatttactttatcattatttaaaaagcatctgaaaaggactggaatGTATGAAAAAATGTACGGaagtatatcatttgatttgttgagttgtaatgtgatttgcatttttgttgttttgtctttagtttatTAACTcagattgtatttttaattttttttttttctctctgtgtattgttcatttccggggaggtattcatataagccttttttggcttctaacctctcctgtgCAGTGATGTTAAtggtttgaatgttgttgttttttttaaattattttcttttgctgttttatgatgtacaaacaaaaataataaaaactttaaGTTTAAAAGAAtataaactctattcaaatgcagctgagaacaggtgggtcttgaACCTGGATTGAAATAAActcagtgtttcagctgatctgaggttttctggaagtttgttccagacatgtggaacaTAGAAGCTGAATACAGCTTCTGACAGAAAACTGTAAGTGGTTTAAGGCGTGACACGGCAGgctaaaacatcactttttcatgCACTGGTCAATTTGGAGATTTTGGGCAAGTTCACTCCTTCAGTATGTGTTCTTTCAAGCTGCTGTAAAGAACACACAATACAACGTACACATTTGATTTAACTTTGTTTTACTTACTTTATAAAACTTCAGGAagctatttacatatttacatttgtcatttaACTTTATAAGATCCTGCTGAGCCAGGGAACTCCCTGAAATTTTAATTAGAATTTTTAAACAGATGTCTATTGTCTAAGATAAAAAATAACACTTTGACATGTTGCAAATCTGAAAAGCTGTTTAATAAACATATGCTTAAAGGCATTTAAATTTTAAACAAAGTTAAGTGTTGGAGTTCGTATTATTCAAAATTTAGATGCCAGtattttcacttttactacaaatgaatatcggctcctaATATCGGTTATCGGTTTCCTTGACTACTAATAATcagtatcggccctgaaaaaacCATATCAGTTGATCCCTAGGCAGTACCCAAACGTTTAGCTGTGTTGGTCATTCCATGAATGCACTATCCTCAGGAATCATGAGGAGATAAGATACGATTAACTATTGACCCCAAACGGAAATTCAGtgaagtcagtgagctcatctatttatcaAAGAGTCTGATGGAGTTACATTTATGCAATTTCACTCACCTGTGCAGCCAATTTCACTTACAATTTCAACAGATTCATAATCGGAGTACAACTACGTCTTTGCAGATGTTAATGAATTATTTGGATTGTAATTGTGATGGTTGAAGCGCAGCAATGAGTGTGTATTTGCACACTACTTAGGCATTCAGGCAATCTGCAATACTTTGCTTTCTCTCATTTCATAATTGTGGCAGTGTTGCCTTTCTTGAACTTAAACTGGAGAGAACAATTGTGGAAAATTGTTACAGGAGTAGCTGGTTTCATTTGTGAACAATGAACAGGTGAGAACCCCGACCAGCAACAGAATCATAACAAGTGACTGATTAAATGTCCACAAAGTCAATAAGTAGCAGTATGTTCAGTTTGTGTCCTTTGTGGAAAGTTTTGGCACATTCTTTTTTGGTACATTGCGAACCTGTGATAAAAGATCTGTCACAAAATATGCACTGATAAGGTTTCTGTCCAGTATGAGTCTGTTGGTGACACTTGTAAAAGCTGGACGACCAGAGGATCTTGGTGCACTTATCACATGGGTACATCAACTTCTTGTGGTGAACGTGACAGTGAGAACATCATGCAGACAAGGCTCTGAAAGCCTCCCCATACTGGTCACAGTGTCCTGGTTTTTCTCCTCTGTGGGTGCATAGGTGTGCCTTACAGCTGGACTCTATGGAGCcagatctggaggtttttaatttgatgttcttgtcagaagaAGTCGGTGCTGCTGGTTCAGACACTGCGTTTCTTGTTGTCATCTAATGCTGAGGTACTGTTTGGTCCAGACGATGATTCACATCTGTGTTGATGGTAGTAGAGAGCAGAGTGTGACAAGAATCTTTGTTCACATTGGTAACACTCAAACTGTTTTGATGTgtttctcctctgtggatgcgtaggtgtgcctTAAGTCCATTTATATGGGTGTATgttttcccacactggtcacagtaatatggtctttctccactatgGACACGTAGGTGTGTCTTAAGGCCACTCATCTGGatgaaagttttcccacactgttcacagtaaTATGGTTTTTGTCCACTGTGGATACGTAGGTGTTTCTTAAGGTGATTCATCTgggtgaaagttttcccacactgttcacagtgaTATGGTTTTTGTCCACTGTGGATACGTAAGTGTTTCTTAAGATGACTCATCTGGGTGAAAGTtctcccacactgttcacagtaatatggtcgttgtccactgtggatgcgtatgTGTGTATTAAGGCTACTCAAGTgggtgaaagttttcccacactgctcacactcatatggtctttctccactgtgtaTGCGTAGGTGTGACTTAAAATTACTCAAAtcagtgaaagtcttcccacactgttcacatgtatatggtttttctccactgtggatgcgtagatGTATCTTAAGTTTACTcatctgggtgaaagtcttcccacactgttcacactcatatggtctttttcCACTGTGGGTGCGTAGGTGTGACTTAAGATTACTCATatcggtgaaagtcttcccacaatggtcacagtcatatggtctttctccactgtggacacGTAAGTGTCTTGTAAGGCTACTCATCTGGGtgtaagtcttcccacactggtcacaagtGAGTTTCCCTTCCAtatttgctggaatcaggtgatcttcaCCTGatacaacttttaggtttcacttaaaatccaccttcggcttctttctacatcaaaacaaagagaaagaagaagaggtggtcactgaaatgcaatagaatgtaacagaacaaacatctcttcaggaccagattaagcagatagacaaaattaactagttaggtcatcgacaggacattttcaaaacaaccaatatttgatgggTTCTCCTTAAGAGATGTGTTTCCTGTATGAGACCAGAAAAAGTAACtaataacagacaaactgatgatgaaaaatgtcaggttctctccagtgttggcagattctttaaatagttacagaatCACAAAACTCTGCAAAAACTTGTTTCGTTTGGTCATTGAAAGTAAAGTCAGACCAATTCACTGTATTATTAGGGCCCAAGGACTGAGAATTGGCTGCAAAGGCCCTAttgtctgtcaaatgttttctattatcattattattattattattattccgttGATGACTAGTGTGACATCACAAATCCCTTTGGTGCCCAAACCCCTGCTGCTAATGTAAACAGCAGTGGCTGGAGTCCAGGAACTGGTCACCTTTTTCGCACACACATCCTACCTTGCTGACTTCCCAAAGCCGGCTGAAAGAGATCTGATCTGTCAGAACTCAAATAGAGTTctaagagttaaaggagctgtatggaaGAATTCTGTTCCAAGGAATCAGAAAAGGGCCCTGAATTCGCCAAAAATGAAGGAatcatgtttatttcaaatactGAGAATGTTCACATTTGAAAACCGAAGTGTCAGCCCACAACTAATGTCTCTGTTGTcaggttgtgttttggtctgatgctccgcccatcatctatctcccaatcacaaagtcagtagtgtttgttcatccaggttgccagttcccactgagctgcagctaggAACATTTCTGATCCCAAATGTCTGACTGTTGGATTTTTTATGGATTGTAAGTACtcttttatctatctatttatttattttgtattctatgCATTGTCTTTTTTATCCTCTGATGCACAGTGTCCTTAGGTGTcatgaaaggcgcttataaatcaAATTTATCATTATTAAAATTTATAGGAGTTAGTTTAATGCCAGGTGGAAGTCTGACAGGGAAAGTTCAGGTGTCAATGAAAAAGAGGAGCTACGAGGCTGAAGTGAGAGCGAGTAGCTAGCAAACACAAGGGTTTTAGCAATAAAGCTAACATTACTGTACCCGGGTAATGTTAGCGATTAATTAGCTATGTTAAAATAAGTACCATATGGTTGGTTGATAACGtaactgacaacacacacacatcattttgCTTTAAAGTTACATATAGACAGGTAATGTTATATAAGCTAATGTTTAGCGCTAGTACTAGCTTGCTAAAGTTAGCTACTAACGCTAGCCAGGAGCAGGTCTTTTCAGATCCTGGACGTTTGGAGCATGAGACAGTTTGCACCTGGCCTGGACGTTTCGAACCCTGGGATAAAGATGTCTCGGACCAGACTTGGCACACTGATAAACACGTAAGTACAAGAAAATATGTAGACGTGTGGATTTTTTAGGGCTGATGCTGATACCGATTTTCTTCTTCATCAGCCTTAGCC from Sphaeramia orbicularis chromosome 16, fSphaOr1.1, whole genome shotgun sequence includes these protein-coding regions:
- the LOC115436312 gene encoding zinc finger protein 239-like; translated protein: MEGKLTCDQCGKTYTQMSSLTRHLRVHSGERPYDCDHCGKTFTDMSNLKSHLRTHSGKRPYECEQCGKTFTQMSKLKIHLRIHSGEKPYTCEQCGKTFTDLSNFKSHLRIHSGERPYECEQCGKTFTHLSSLNTHIRIHSGQRPYYCEQCGRTFTQMSHLKKHLRIHSGQKPYHCEQCGKTFTQMNHLKKHLRIHSGQKPYYCEQCGKTFIQMSGLKTHLRVHSGERPYYCDQCGKTYTHINGLKAHLRIHRGETHQNSLSVTNVNKDSCHTLLSTTINTDVNHRLDQTVPQH